From Microbacterium sp. YJN-G, a single genomic window includes:
- a CDS encoding DUF624 domain-containing protein, which yields MQTQDLHAHWAVRLHSAFEWVLWVATVNALWYLFALAGGILLGTAPASVAAAELTRRRLRGEGFRTLPAFASAWRREFVRANLVVGPVHLVLALLATAVLGRFRADAVGSAWSAAALVALAVTAVIAALLVPLYVEYDLPLRSYLGVTVRWMAANLAHVALLIAVAAAIVVASALVPGIIPFLSLGAWITASTALCLAFFAANERRLEENARLASASTARPASLN from the coding sequence ATGCAGACGCAGGACCTTCACGCGCACTGGGCGGTGCGGCTGCACAGTGCCTTCGAGTGGGTGCTCTGGGTGGCGACCGTCAACGCGCTCTGGTACCTGTTCGCCCTGGCCGGCGGCATCCTGCTGGGCACCGCGCCGGCATCCGTCGCCGCCGCCGAGCTGACCCGGCGGCGCCTGCGCGGCGAGGGCTTCCGCACCCTGCCGGCATTCGCATCCGCCTGGCGACGAGAGTTCGTGCGCGCCAACCTCGTCGTCGGCCCCGTGCACCTCGTGCTGGCTCTGCTGGCCACGGCGGTGCTGGGCCGATTCCGGGCGGATGCCGTCGGCAGCGCCTGGTCGGCGGCCGCTCTCGTCGCCCTGGCCGTCACCGCCGTGATCGCCGCGCTGCTCGTGCCGCTGTACGTCGAGTACGACCTGCCGCTGCGGTCGTACCTCGGCGTCACGGTGCGGTGGATGGCCGCGAACCTCGCGCACGTCGCGCTGCTGATCGCGGTCGCCGCAGCGATCGTCGTCGCCAGCGCGCTGGTGCCGGGCATCATCCCGTTCCTCTCCCTCGGCGCCTGGATCACCGCCAGCACCGCACTGTGCCTGGCCTTCTTCGCGGCGAACGAGCGTCGTCTCGAGGAGAACGCGCGCCTCGCCTCCGCATCCACGGCCCGGCCGGCATCCCTGAACTGA
- a CDS encoding L-rhamnose mutarotase has protein sequence MTRVAFRLQVRPELLDEYLERHSPVWPEMLAEIAASGRRNYSLFLADGGTLIGYYETDDDAAAQAYLAASEVAGRWEAEMGRFFIGLEGRPDQAATPLTEVFNLESQLAAAESTES, from the coding sequence ATGACCCGCGTCGCCTTCAGGCTTCAGGTACGCCCGGAGCTGCTCGACGAGTACCTCGAACGGCACTCCCCCGTGTGGCCCGAGATGCTCGCCGAGATCGCAGCATCCGGCCGCCGCAATTACTCGCTCTTCCTCGCGGACGGCGGCACCCTCATCGGCTACTACGAGACCGATGACGACGCCGCCGCGCAGGCCTACCTCGCCGCCTCGGAGGTGGCCGGCCGGTGGGAGGCCGAGATGGGCCGGTTCTTCATCGGCCTCGAGGGCCGCCCCGACCAGGCCGCCACCCCGCTGACCGAAGTCTTCAACCTCGAATCCCAGCTCGCCGCAGCAGAAAGCACCGAATCATGA
- a CDS encoding extracellular solute-binding protein has protein sequence MSTRARTTAGLALLTASAIVVTGCSSGGSDEAESGDLKSLSVMAPFLSTTSPKDGNEIELAIEKQIGVDLEMTWVPNASYGDKVNITLAGDDLPQVMVIQGKDPGFVRNAEAGAFWDLTEHLDDYPNLATDLPEVQKASSINGKVYGVFRARDAMREAVIIRKDWLQNLGLEMPTTVDELAEVARAFTEDDPDGNGADDTYGLIIPKWPGTIGTNSPWDAIETWYGAGTRWTERGGELVPSFTTDEWLEAVQFERQLVEDGVVNADYATFDSAKWNEPFLTGQGGIIIDVHSRAGQLIGLFKQSDPENFENYVDITGNLEGPDGEVHALPTAGYSGFLAIPRSSVRTEEQLKQVLQVLNDLNSDEVGPLLNNGIEGVTYELEGDLAVGIDDVSQELKDTVGAYAQLGTNVNGFKGYRPKQASEYEQEMYDKRKQIEAADLELAEFDPAAPYMSPTYVSKGAQLDTIVADARIQYIAGQLDLDGLKDAVARWRSSGGDDVITEINELADADS, from the coding sequence ATGAGCACCAGAGCACGCACCACCGCAGGGCTCGCCCTGCTGACCGCATCCGCCATCGTTGTCACCGGCTGCTCCAGCGGCGGTTCCGACGAGGCCGAATCCGGCGACCTGAAGAGCCTGAGCGTGATGGCGCCGTTCCTCAGCACGACCTCGCCGAAGGACGGCAACGAGATCGAGCTCGCCATCGAGAAGCAGATCGGCGTCGACCTCGAGATGACGTGGGTGCCCAACGCCTCGTACGGCGACAAGGTGAACATCACCCTGGCCGGCGACGACCTGCCCCAGGTGATGGTCATCCAGGGCAAGGACCCCGGCTTCGTCCGCAACGCCGAGGCCGGCGCGTTCTGGGACCTCACCGAACACCTCGACGACTACCCGAACCTCGCGACCGACCTGCCCGAGGTGCAGAAGGCGTCCAGCATCAACGGCAAGGTCTACGGTGTGTTCCGCGCCCGGGATGCGATGCGCGAAGCGGTGATCATCCGCAAGGACTGGCTGCAGAACCTCGGCCTCGAGATGCCGACCACCGTCGACGAGCTCGCCGAGGTGGCGCGCGCATTCACCGAGGACGACCCCGACGGCAACGGCGCCGACGACACCTACGGCCTGATCATCCCCAAGTGGCCCGGCACGATCGGCACCAACAGCCCCTGGGATGCCATCGAGACCTGGTACGGCGCTGGTACCCGCTGGACCGAGCGCGGCGGTGAGCTTGTGCCGAGCTTCACGACCGACGAGTGGCTCGAGGCCGTGCAATTCGAGCGGCAGCTCGTCGAGGACGGCGTCGTCAACGCCGACTACGCCACCTTCGACTCGGCGAAGTGGAACGAGCCGTTCCTCACCGGTCAGGGCGGCATCATCATCGACGTGCACTCGCGTGCAGGTCAGCTGATCGGTTTGTTCAAGCAGAGCGACCCCGAGAACTTCGAGAACTACGTCGACATCACCGGCAACCTCGAGGGCCCCGACGGCGAGGTGCATGCCCTGCCCACCGCCGGCTACAGCGGCTTCCTGGCGATTCCGCGCTCCAGCGTGCGCACCGAGGAGCAGCTGAAGCAGGTGCTGCAGGTGCTGAACGACCTGAACTCCGACGAGGTCGGCCCGCTGCTGAACAACGGCATCGAGGGTGTCACGTACGAGCTCGAGGGTGACCTCGCGGTCGGCATCGACGACGTGTCGCAGGAGCTCAAGGACACCGTCGGCGCCTACGCGCAGCTGGGCACCAACGTGAACGGCTTCAAGGGTTACCGCCCGAAGCAGGCATCCGAGTACGAGCAGGAGATGTACGACAAGCGCAAGCAGATCGAGGCAGCCGACCTCGAGCTCGCCGAGTTCGACCCGGCCGCGCCGTACATGTCGCCCACCTACGTCTCGAAGGGCGCGCAGCTCGACACGATCGTCGCCGATGCCCGCATCCAGTACATCGCCGGTCAGCTCGACCTCGACGGACTGAAGGATGCCGTCGCCCGCTGGCGCTCCAGCGGCGGTGACGACGTGATCACCGAG
- the rhaI gene encoding L-rhamnose isomerase: protein MSILTADHLAALEKQSIELPSWAFGNSGTRFKVFGTPGTPRDPFEKIADAAQVHKHTALAPSVALHIPWDMCDFGDLRKHAEDLGVALGTVNSNTFQDEDYKFGALTHEDAAVRRKAIDHHLACIDVMDATGSRDLKIWLAEGSNYPGQADMRGRQDRLHESLQQIYARLGDDQRLVLEYKFFEPSFYHTDVPDWGTSYAQVSALGDKAMVCLDTGHHAPGTNIEFIVMQLLRLGKLGSFDFNSRFYADDDLIVGAADPFQLFRILFEVVRGGGLNNPDVAFMLDQCHNIEDKIPGQIRSVLNVQEMTARALLVDLDALAAAQRSGDVLAANAVFMDAFYTDVRPALAEWREERGLPADPMAAFAASGYLAQTAADRVGGVQAGWGA from the coding sequence ATGAGCATCCTCACCGCCGACCATCTCGCCGCTCTCGAGAAGCAGTCGATCGAGCTGCCGTCGTGGGCGTTCGGCAACTCCGGCACCCGCTTCAAGGTGTTCGGCACGCCGGGAACCCCGCGCGATCCGTTCGAGAAGATCGCGGATGCCGCGCAGGTGCACAAGCACACCGCGCTCGCGCCGTCGGTGGCGCTGCACATCCCGTGGGACATGTGCGACTTCGGCGACCTGCGCAAGCACGCCGAGGATCTCGGCGTCGCGCTGGGCACAGTGAACTCGAACACGTTCCAGGACGAGGACTACAAGTTCGGTGCGCTCACCCACGAGGATGCCGCAGTGCGCCGCAAGGCGATCGACCACCACCTCGCCTGCATCGACGTGATGGATGCCACCGGCAGCCGCGATCTGAAGATCTGGCTCGCCGAGGGCTCGAACTACCCGGGCCAGGCCGACATGCGCGGCCGTCAGGACCGGCTGCACGAGTCGCTGCAGCAGATCTACGCGCGCCTCGGCGACGACCAGCGCCTGGTGCTGGAGTACAAGTTCTTCGAGCCGTCGTTCTACCACACCGACGTTCCCGACTGGGGCACCTCGTACGCGCAGGTCAGCGCCCTCGGCGACAAGGCGATGGTGTGCCTGGACACCGGCCACCACGCCCCCGGCACCAACATCGAGTTCATCGTCATGCAGCTGCTGCGCCTGGGCAAGCTCGGCTCGTTCGACTTCAACTCGCGCTTCTACGCCGATGACGACCTCATCGTCGGCGCGGCCGACCCGTTCCAGCTGTTCCGCATCCTGTTCGAGGTGGTCCGCGGTGGCGGACTGAACAACCCCGACGTGGCATTCATGCTCGACCAGTGCCACAACATCGAGGACAAGATCCCCGGCCAGATCCGCTCGGTGCTGAACGTGCAGGAGATGACCGCCCGCGCCCTGCTGGTCGACCTGGATGCTCTCGCCGCGGCGCAGAGGTCCGGCGACGTGCTCGCCGCCAACGCCGTCTTCATGGACGCGTTCTACACCGATGTGCGCCCGGCGCTGGCCGAGTGGCGCGAGGAGCGCGGCCTTCCCGCCGACCCGATGGCCGCCTTCGCGGCATCCGGTTACCTGGCGCAGACCGCTGCTGACCGCGTCGGCGGCGTGCAGGCCGGCTGGGGCGCCTGA